One window from the genome of Prinia subflava isolate CZ2003 ecotype Zambia chromosome 2, Cam_Psub_1.2, whole genome shotgun sequence encodes:
- the EPM2A gene encoding laforin isoform X2 — protein MQKEVAFLGSGPHHDRSCVYNQSNIVDGVYCLPIAHWIEVSGHTDEMKHTTDFYFNIAGHQAIHYSRILPNIWLGSCPRQLEHVTIKLKHELGVTAVMNFQTESDIVQNSWGCNRYPEPMSPEILMKLYKEEGLAYVWLPTADMSTEGRIQMLPQAVCLLHGLLQNGHTVYVHCNAGVGRSTAAVSGWLKYVMGWSLRKVQYFLAARRPAVYIDEEALSRAEEDFYQKFGHLRSSYQIQE, from the exons GTAGTGGGCCCCATCATGATCGAAGTTGTGTTTACAACCAGAGCAACATAGTAGATGGAGTTTACTGCCTCCCAATAGCACACTGGATTGAAGTCTCTGGACATACTGATGAGATGAAACACACAACtgatttctattttaatatcGCAGGACATCAAGCCATCCATTACTCCAG GATTCTGCCCAACATCTGGCTGGGTAGTTGCCCTCGGCAGCTGGAGCACGTGACCATCAAGCTGAAGCATGAGCTGGGTGTTACAGCTGTGATGAACTTCCAGACTGAATCTGACATTGTCCAAAATTCCTGGGGCTGCAACCGCTACCCAGAACCCATGAGCCCTGAAATCCTCATGAAACTGTACAAGGAAGAAGGTCTTGCCTATGTCTGGCTGCCAACTGCAGACATGAGCACTGAAG GCAGAATCCAGATGTTGCCCCAAGCTGTCTGCCTGCTGCACGGGCTGCTGCAGAACGGGCACACGGTGTACGTGCACTGCAACGCGGGCGTGGGCAGGTCCACGGCCGCCGTCAGCGGCTGGCTCAAGTACGTGATGGGATGGAGCCTGCGGAAGGTGCAGTACTTCTTGGCTGCCCGGAGACCCGCTGTCTACATAGACGAGGAAGCACTGAGCCGTGCCGAAGAGGATTTCTACCAGAAATTTGGGCATCTTCGTTCCTCGTACCAAATACAAGAGTAG